TGACAAGCCCAACATTGTGACTGGTGCCAATGTGCAGGTTTGTTGGGAGAAATTCGCCAGGTACTTCGAGGTGGAACTCAAAGAGGTGAAGCTTCGCGACGATTACTATGTAATGGACCCTGAGTTGGCCGTGGAAATGGTTGATGAGAACACCATTTGTGTGGCTGCAATCCTTGGTTCCACTCTCAATGGAGAGTTTGAAGATGTCAAGCGCCTTAACGACCTCCTTGAGCAAAAGAATAAGGAAACAGGGTACGTACTACGTACATATAAACATCCTtgtgcaaaaaaaaaatcaaaacttgtCTTATTTAGCATTCATTAATTGTTGTGTTATAAATGTGTGTTAGATGGGAAACTCCAATTCACGTGGATGCAGCAAGTGGAGGATTCATAGCGCCATTTCTATATCCAGATCTTGTGTGGGACTTTAGGTTACCATTAGTGAAGAGCATAAATGTTAGTGGCCACAAGTATGGTCTTGTCTATGCTGGCATTGGTTGGTCCATTTGGAGAAGCAAAGAAGACCTTCCTGAGGAACTCATCTTCCATATTAACTATCTTGGTGCTGATCAACCCACTTTTACTCTCAACTTCTCCAAGGGTATATATACTAACAACTTCATTCCAACACCATACTCTATTTCTACTATTTATTAAATGTGGTATTTATTAATGCAGGTTCTAGCCAAGTTATTGCTCAGTATTACCAACTAATTCGTTTGGGTTATGAGGTATTCCACTAATCCTTCAAATTCAACTTCATTTTAAACTAAGAAAATAAGGGTAATTGTCCATTACCCTTCTTTCTTCAGAAACAAGTTACACTTTGGTTTTACTATATAAAGGACTACTAATTAATAATGATTTAAATGTTTTATCACATAAGATTACCTAGATACCATTTAATTTTACATCTCTTTTCATTTTGTGAATGTTAATAAGACAACCGATAGTGTGTAATAGAATCTTTCACAAGACTAttgaaatatttaattattgatAGATGCAATAGTTGTCTATAATTTCATGAGATTGATTTGCTAAAGAGAAATTCTTAGACATCCAACAAAATTTCCATACATGATTCTCCAAAAAATTTTGTTCAAATAAAGCTACTAAATGCTTTGTCTTGATTGTATTTTCAGGGATATAAGAATGTCATGGAAAATTGTAGAGATAACATGCTAGTACTTAAAGAAGGACTCGAGAAAACAGACCGGtttaaaattgtatcaaaagATAACGGCGTGCCGCTGGTGGCCTTCACACTCAAGGACAGTAGCCACTTCAACGAGTTCCAAGTCTCGGACTTCTTGCGTCGCTTTGGTTGGATAGTGCCGGCATACACCATGCCTCCAGACGCACAGCATGTTACCGTGCTGCGTGTTGTCATAAGGGAGGACTTCTCGCGCACCCTCGCGGAGCGCCTTGTCCTCGATGTCCAGAAAGTGTTGCATGAGCTGGAATTGCTTCCTGCAAGGGTAGTGTCCAACACCACCGTGACACCCAATGGAGAAGTTGTGGACAATAATGTGAAAGTCAAGAAGAGTGAATTGGAAACACAAAGGGAAATCACTATGGTTTGGAAGAAATTTGTGatggagaggaagaagatgaatgagAAGATGAATGGTGTTTGTTAGAGCTAGCTAGCTTTATTTAGATAATTGTGATTTATGGTGGAAGATTGATTGAGTCTAtgcaatatttttgttaaactcGTACAAATTAGAGAGATGTATGTTTTAAGCCAGAAAAGAAGTTCTTTTATTGTTGAAGGAAACTTCTCCTCCATGTGTGTTTAAAATGTATCAACCATTATTTTAGATCATACAAAAATTTCTCTAAGATTACATAGATGATAATATCTTATCTGTTAACAATATAAAATACCAATATTAATCTCATGTTTTAAACATTAATATCTTAGTTCTTGCTATTGATCAAATAATGTTGTAGTACACTAGTACAATAATGAAATACTGTGCTGAGCGCTTCCATAATCCATACATCAAGAAAATTATAGAACTGAAAAGTAAGAACATACATATGATTAGGACCAACACTCATTTAATGTCCTTATCACAAAATTCCAAAACAAATTATGAGAATGTGGTGACAAGAGATGAGTATTGGTGTCCTTTTTCTCCAATTCAATATAGAATTTGCCAGCAAGGAAGATACTATATTTCTGGTGAAGAAACCAGTTTCAATAAATGAAATCCACATGAGAAGCTCAGGCATTATTTAGCTCAATTA
The Arachis stenosperma cultivar V10309 chromosome 7, arast.V10309.gnm1.PFL2, whole genome shotgun sequence genome window above contains:
- the LOC130941679 gene encoding glutamate decarboxylase 4-like; this encodes MVLSETATGTDVSVHSTFASRYVRASLPRFRMPENSIPKEAAYQIINDELMLDGNPRLNLASFVTTWMEPECDKLIMAAINKNYVDMDEYPVTTELQNRCVNMIAHLFNAPLEDGEPAVGVGTVGSSEAIMLAGLAFKRKWQNRRKEQGLPFDKPNIVTGANVQVCWEKFARYFEVELKEVKLRDDYYVMDPELAVEMVDENTICVAAILGSTLNGEFEDVKRLNDLLEQKNKETGWETPIHVDAASGGFIAPFLYPDLVWDFRLPLVKSINVSGHKYGLVYAGIGWSIWRSKEDLPEELIFHINYLGADQPTFTLNFSKGSSQVIAQYYQLIRLGYEGYKNVMENCRDNMLVLKEGLEKTDRFKIVSKDNGVPLVAFTLKDSSHFNEFQVSDFLRRFGWIVPAYTMPPDAQHVTVLRVVIREDFSRTLAERLVLDVQKVLHELELLPARVVSNTTVTPNGEVVDNNVKVKKSELETQREITMVWKKFVMERKKMNEKMNGVC